A region of Saccopteryx leptura isolate mSacLep1 chromosome X, mSacLep1_pri_phased_curated, whole genome shotgun sequence DNA encodes the following proteins:
- the SYP gene encoding synaptophysin translates to MLLLADMDVVNQLVAGGHFRVVKEPLGFLKVLQWVFAIFAFATCGSYSGELQLSVDCANKTHSLLSIEVEFQYPFRLHQVYFDAPDCTGGTSKVFLLGDYSSSAEFFVTVAVFAFLYSMGALATYIFLQNKYRENNKGPMLDFLATAVFAFMWLVSSSAWAKGLSDVKMATDPESIIKEIPSCRQKENTCKEIRDPVTSGLNTSVVFGFLNLVLWVGNLWFVFKETGWAAPFLRAPPGAPEKQPAPGDAYGEAGYGQGPGGYGPQDSYGPQGGYQPDYGQPSGGGGGGYGPQGDYGQQGYGPQGAPTSFSNQM, encoded by the exons ATGCTGCTGCTGGCCGACATGGACGTGGTGAATCAG CTGGTGGCCGGGGGTCATTTCCGGGTGGTCAAGGAGCCCCTTGGCTTTCTGAAGGTGCTGCAATGG GTCTTTGCCATCTTCGCCTTTGCCACATGCGGCAGTTACAGTGGGGAGCTTCAGCTGAGCGTGGATTGTGCCAACAAGACCCACAGTCTCCTCAGCATCGAGGTTGAATTCCAGTACCCCTTCAG GCTGCACCAAGTGTACTTTGATGCACCCGACTGCACAGGGGGCACTTCCAAAGTCTTCCTACTGGGGGACTACTCTTCATCAGCCGAATTCTTTGTCACGGTGGCCGTGTTTGCCTTCCTCTACTCCATGGGGGCTCTGGCCACCTACATCTTTCTGCAGAACAAGTACCGAGAAAACAACAAAGGGCccatgctg GACTTCCTGGCCACGGCGGTGTTTGCCTTCATGTGGCTGGTTAGCTCGTCAGCATGGGCCAAGGGGCTGTCAGACGTGAAGATGGCCACAGACCCAGAGTCCATTATCAAGGAGATACCTAGCTGCCGCCAGAAGGAGAATACATGCAAAGAGATAAGAGACCCTGTGACTTCTGGCCTCAACACCTCTGTG GTGTTCGGCTTCCTGAACCTGGTGCTCTGGGTCGGCAACCTGTGGTTCGTGTTCAAGGAGACAGGCTGGGCCGCCCCATTCCTGCGCGCGCCTCCTGGCGCCCCCGAGAAGCAACCGGCTCCCGGGGACGCCTATGGCGAGGCAGGTTATGGGCAGGGCCCTGGCGGGTACGGGCCCCAGGACTCCTACGGGCCCCAGGGTGGCTACCAACCCGACTACGGGCAGCCTTCtggcggcggtggcggtggcTACGGGCCTCAGGGCGACTACGGGCAGCAAGGCTATGGCCCTCAGGGTGCGCCCACCTCCTTCTCCAATCAAATGTAG